The Gemmata palustris genome includes a region encoding these proteins:
- a CDS encoding DMT family transporter, whose protein sequence is MSVGTRSPSSARLCLILAAVLWSLGSVFMRLLREPLGLGLNDPLLTPLQIAFYRGLFGGLVMLALVRRTEMTFRPLMLGMVAAFAVMSGMYLSALDGPAANAIFLQNTAPVWVYLFAVLALGERSDRRGWLAVLLAALGAAVIVTGNWPRNESSDADGTQHNKQMLQLLLGLGSGVVYALVVLFLRALRAHSAAWLVAINLLGSAAALGLFVLLSDGSAAFIEWVTAPSARQIAVLVTFGAFQMAIPYWLFARGLRTVSPQEAALITLIEPLINPVWAYLITPHKDTPNEWMFLGGGLILLALVWRYLPVRMKNDFTAEHAENAELKQDKPRE, encoded by the coding sequence ATGTCGGTCGGCACTCGGTCCCCCTCCTCGGCGCGGCTCTGTCTCATTTTGGCCGCCGTGCTGTGGAGCCTCGGTAGCGTGTTCATGCGATTGCTCCGGGAACCGCTCGGTCTCGGGTTGAACGACCCACTTCTCACCCCGCTCCAAATTGCGTTCTACCGCGGGCTGTTCGGCGGACTGGTCATGCTCGCGCTGGTTCGCCGCACGGAGATGACGTTCCGGCCGCTGATGCTCGGAATGGTGGCCGCGTTCGCGGTGATGAGCGGTATGTACCTTTCCGCACTCGACGGCCCCGCGGCGAACGCGATCTTCCTCCAGAACACCGCGCCCGTGTGGGTCTATCTCTTCGCGGTGCTGGCCCTCGGCGAACGCAGTGACCGGCGCGGGTGGCTGGCGGTGCTACTCGCAGCGCTCGGCGCGGCCGTGATTGTGACCGGGAACTGGCCGCGCAACGAATCGTCCGACGCCGACGGAACCCAGCACAACAAGCAGATGCTCCAACTGCTCCTGGGCCTGGGAAGCGGGGTGGTGTACGCACTCGTCGTGCTGTTTCTTCGGGCGCTGCGGGCACATTCGGCCGCGTGGCTGGTGGCCATCAACCTTCTCGGGTCCGCTGCGGCTCTCGGGCTGTTCGTGCTGCTGAGTGACGGGTCCGCCGCGTTCATCGAGTGGGTGACGGCACCGAGCGCGCGTCAAATCGCGGTACTCGTGACGTTCGGCGCGTTCCAGATGGCGATTCCGTACTGGTTATTCGCGCGGGGGCTCCGCACGGTTTCGCCCCAAGAAGCCGCTCTCATTACGCTCATCGAGCCGCTCATCAATCCGGTCTGGGCGTACCTCATCACGCCCCACAAGGACACGCCGAACGAGTGGATGTTCCTCGGCGGCGGGCTGATTTTGCTCGCGCTCGTGTGGCGTTACTTGCCAGTACGAATGAAAAACGACTTCACCGCAGAGCACGCGGAGAACGCAGAATTGAAACAAGACAAGCCGCGGGAGTGA
- a CDS encoding serine/threonine-protein kinase — protein sequence MTEGERHAQPTTGRAHAPGAPRAVAGYRLLRQIGEGGMSAVFQSYDIAAGQPVAVKLLADHLSGQPEFVGRFYREARLSRVLEHPSIVQGFASGYDPDVSKHYLVLEYIDGPTAHGALARLGRLSVGMVVRIGIDIACALEFLHDRQYVHRDVKPDNILLHPNGVAKLADLGLAKRLNDDSQLTAIHQGVGTTYYMPYEQAVNANLVDGRSDLFALGATLYHLLTGQVPFPGATHDEVIREKAHDSFRPLRSFNPGVPTELADLIESLLACDPRARIQRAGRFAEALIGTRLATKLPAFAEGPTHSVACLDPTPEMPTRTDHCTPIEKPAVPPQAGSGTRTDSPTPKPRTTGWPWIVGTGAVLLALLAGQWVRSRTVPAPNPQFRATAVQGTPDGLFPSSQQ from the coding sequence ATGACGGAGGGTGAACGCCATGCGCAACCCACGACCGGGCGTGCTCACGCACCGGGCGCGCCCCGTGCCGTAGCCGGGTACCGGCTGCTCCGCCAAATCGGTGAAGGCGGAATGAGCGCGGTCTTTCAGAGTTACGACATCGCAGCCGGGCAACCGGTCGCGGTGAAGTTGCTCGCCGATCACCTATCGGGGCAGCCGGAATTCGTCGGCCGGTTTTACCGCGAAGCGCGCCTGAGCCGCGTTCTGGAGCACCCATCCATCGTTCAAGGGTTCGCCTCCGGCTACGACCCGGACGTGAGTAAGCACTACCTCGTTTTAGAGTACATCGACGGCCCCACGGCACACGGCGCGCTCGCCCGTTTGGGCCGGCTGTCGGTGGGCATGGTGGTTCGCATTGGCATCGACATCGCCTGTGCCCTCGAGTTCCTCCACGACCGGCAGTACGTCCACCGCGACGTGAAGCCCGACAACATCCTGCTGCACCCCAACGGGGTGGCGAAACTGGCCGACCTGGGGCTCGCGAAGCGGCTCAACGACGATTCGCAACTGACCGCGATTCACCAGGGCGTGGGGACGACCTACTACATGCCCTACGAGCAAGCGGTGAACGCGAACCTCGTGGACGGCCGGAGCGACCTGTTCGCTCTGGGGGCGACGCTCTATCACTTGCTCACGGGCCAAGTTCCGTTTCCCGGGGCGACCCACGACGAGGTCATTCGCGAGAAGGCGCACGACTCGTTCCGCCCGCTCCGGTCCTTCAATCCGGGAGTGCCCACGGAACTCGCGGACCTGATCGAATCGCTGCTCGCGTGCGACCCACGGGCACGCATCCAGCGCGCCGGGCGCTTTGCGGAAGCACTCATTGGGACCCGTCTCGCGACGAAGCTCCCGGCGTTCGCCGAGGGTCCAACGCACTCCGTGGCGTGCCTCGACCCGACGCCCGAAATGCCGACGCGCACCGACCACTGTACGCCGATCGAGAAGCCCGCGGTCCCGCCCCAAGCCGGCTCGGGCACTCGGACGGACTCGCCGACCCCGAAGCCCCGAACCACTGGCTGGCCCTGGATCGTTGGGACTGGCGCGGTCCTGCTCGCTTTGCTGGCCGGGCAGTGGGTGCGCTCGCGCACCGTACCAGCGCCGAACCCCCAATTCCGCGCGACGGCGGTGCAGGGAACTCCGGATGGTCTCTTCCCGAGTTCCCAACAATAA
- a CDS encoding LpxI family protein translates to MMTDPVTLGSSKDRVPTRAPVGLLACGGRFPVVFAEKAREHGVPVICVAAAGMADPALRTLCTEFTWLRRMSLGTVIRAFRRGGVREWTMAGKFEKRVMFRPWRWVHFVPDWRMIRFWFFRGRKTNTDDSILLGFIDEFRAEGMECVSALDLCPELLVSEGVLTRRRPSKSEERDIAFGWHLAREMGRLDVGQSVMVHERAVLAVEAIEGTDLAILRAGELCRKGGFVVVKVAKPEQDRRFDVPTVGTQTIETMRRAGATALAIEAGRTIVIDQAATVALAEKYGIAITSLVSPAA, encoded by the coding sequence ATGATGACTGACCCGGTGACACTCGGTTCCAGTAAGGATCGCGTGCCCACGCGCGCTCCCGTGGGACTGTTGGCCTGTGGGGGGCGGTTCCCCGTTGTGTTCGCGGAGAAAGCACGGGAACACGGCGTCCCGGTGATTTGCGTGGCCGCTGCGGGCATGGCCGATCCCGCCCTCCGCACACTTTGCACGGAATTCACCTGGCTCCGGCGGATGTCCCTGGGCACGGTCATTCGGGCGTTTCGGCGCGGCGGGGTGCGCGAGTGGACGATGGCCGGGAAGTTCGAGAAGCGCGTGATGTTCCGGCCGTGGCGGTGGGTTCACTTCGTCCCGGACTGGCGGATGATCCGGTTCTGGTTCTTCCGCGGGCGGAAGACGAACACCGATGATTCGATCCTGCTCGGCTTCATCGACGAGTTCCGGGCGGAAGGTATGGAGTGCGTTTCGGCCCTGGACCTGTGCCCGGAGTTGCTCGTGAGTGAAGGCGTGTTGACCCGGCGCCGCCCGTCGAAGAGCGAAGAACGAGACATCGCGTTCGGCTGGCACCTGGCCCGCGAAATGGGCCGATTGGACGTCGGGCAGAGTGTCATGGTACACGAGCGCGCGGTGCTCGCGGTCGAGGCGATCGAGGGAACGGACCTCGCGATCCTCCGCGCCGGCGAACTGTGCCGAAAGGGTGGGTTCGTTGTCGTAAAGGTCGCCAAGCCGGAGCAGGACCGCCGGTTCGACGTCCCCACGGTCGGAACCCAGACCATTGAGACGATGCGGCGGGCCGGGGCAACCGCGCTGGCGATCGAGGCCGGGCGCACGATCGTCATCGACCAAGCGGCGACGGTCGCGCTCGCCGAGAAGTACGGGATCGCGATCACGAGTCTCGTTTCTCCTGCCGCGTGA
- the lpxD gene encoding UDP-3-O-(3-hydroxymyristoyl)glucosamine N-acyltransferase: MNVTVRQLAEWVRGEVLGDPELAISNARTLGEAQPGDITFVENEKNLSAWHTSKASAAIVPASVPVNGRPIIRVADPLMAFASIVRHLRARPTAPHGDVSAAAHIHPTAKLAPGVTVGPLAVIGEGVEVGANSVIHAGATIGRFCKIGSETTIHPRVVLYDDCVLGDRVILHAGVVIGADGFGYRTARGVHIKVPQLGWVEIESDVEIGANSTVDRGTFGPTRIGAGTKIDNLVQVGHNCQIGKHNLFCSQVGVAGSAATGDHVVLAGQVGISDHVKLGARVAVGAQSGVPADVPPDQHVFGSPATPLQEQIRMHFGLRRLPELREEVKQIKKRLDAGSVRNDD; the protein is encoded by the coding sequence GTGAACGTCACCGTGCGGCAACTGGCCGAGTGGGTGCGAGGCGAAGTCCTCGGTGACCCGGAACTCGCGATCTCGAACGCTCGCACTCTGGGCGAAGCGCAACCCGGCGATATTACCTTCGTCGAGAACGAGAAAAATCTGTCCGCGTGGCACACCAGTAAGGCGTCCGCGGCCATCGTACCGGCGTCGGTGCCCGTGAACGGGCGCCCGATCATTCGGGTCGCCGACCCCCTCATGGCGTTCGCCAGTATCGTGCGGCACCTGCGGGCCCGGCCCACCGCGCCCCACGGCGACGTGTCGGCCGCGGCACACATTCACCCCACCGCGAAACTCGCGCCCGGCGTCACCGTCGGGCCGCTCGCGGTGATCGGGGAGGGCGTGGAAGTGGGTGCGAATTCCGTCATCCACGCCGGCGCGACGATCGGGCGGTTCTGCAAAATTGGCAGTGAAACCACGATCCACCCGCGCGTCGTGCTCTACGACGATTGCGTGCTCGGCGACCGCGTGATTCTGCACGCCGGGGTCGTCATCGGGGCCGACGGGTTCGGCTACCGCACCGCGCGCGGTGTTCACATCAAGGTGCCCCAGTTGGGGTGGGTGGAGATCGAGTCGGACGTCGAAATCGGCGCGAATTCGACCGTGGACCGCGGCACCTTCGGCCCGACGCGGATCGGGGCCGGAACGAAGATCGATAACCTCGTTCAGGTCGGGCACAACTGCCAGATCGGGAAGCACAACTTGTTCTGTAGTCAGGTCGGGGTCGCGGGCTCGGCCGCGACCGGCGATCACGTCGTTCTCGCGGGCCAGGTCGGGATCTCCGATCACGTGAAACTCGGCGCGCGGGTCGCTGTCGGGGCGCAGTCGGGCGTGCCGGCGGACGTGCCGCCCGATCAGCACGTGTTCGGTTCGCCGGCCACCCCGCTCCAGGAGCAGATCCGCATGCACTTCGGCTTGCGCCGGTTGCCGGAACTGCGCGAGGAAGTGAAACAGATTAAAAAGCGCCTCGACGCGGGGTCCGTTAGAAATGATGACTGA
- a CDS encoding methyl-accepting chemotaxis protein: MNWLRNRSTMTKLSLGFCALSLLMAGMGYTAISTMAGMNGNTEILYERHLKCLNAVDETATAVALCEREARITILAKSPEERKREAEHTRQYLRDVRTNMDVVERLLLTPESKHTAEEVRAYMPEWIDRMTRVIALAEEDRDDEALEILQSAVPASDKMVAAMAVLRENKFRISHRAFEATTSAYHAARLQFLVVIVSGIAGALYLGYLISRGITRPLEQTVLVLGAAAQGDLTQRAEVRSRDEIGQMGEALNTAIEHMRACRERDADYQGQITAIDKAQAVIEFKLDGTIVNANANFLRATGYSLPEIQGRHHSMFADPGYAASTEYREFWARLNRGEAQAGDFKRHGKGGKEVWLQASYSPILGLDGKPCKVVKYANDVTLTKALEHQAQENNVRQAREAEELRHKLTTIVATVDALAAGDFTREIPDLGNDGVGQMGAALNKAVISVRTALEGVREVSEQLADASGQLSAASDEISTGAQEQASSLEETASTLEEITATVRQNSDSAQQARQLASTSREIAERGGRVVGNAVEAMGEINHSSKKIADIITTIDEIAFQTNLLALNAAVEAARAGEQGRGFAVVASEVRNLAQRSATSAKEIKSLIEDSVKKVDAGTELVNQSGATLGEIVTSVKRVTDLITEIAAAGKEQSTGIEQVNKAVSQMDSITQRNASQTEEMSATAQTLTDQAAQLRDLVARFKLGSGELRAARSTSGTTPSTRPHQLSHGRSNGTNNKSRRRSMNEFTEF, from the coding sequence ATGAACTGGCTCCGCAACCGCAGTACGATGACGAAGTTGAGCCTCGGATTCTGCGCGCTCTCGCTGCTCATGGCCGGTATGGGGTACACCGCGATCTCCACGATGGCGGGCATGAACGGGAACACCGAGATCCTGTACGAGCGCCACCTCAAGTGCCTGAACGCGGTCGACGAGACCGCGACCGCGGTCGCGCTGTGCGAGCGCGAGGCACGCATCACGATCTTGGCCAAGTCCCCCGAGGAGCGGAAGCGCGAAGCAGAGCACACGCGCCAGTACCTGCGGGACGTGCGAACTAATATGGACGTTGTGGAACGATTGCTCCTTACCCCCGAGTCGAAGCACACCGCGGAGGAGGTCCGGGCCTACATGCCAGAGTGGATCGACCGGATGACCCGCGTGATCGCGCTCGCCGAGGAGGATCGCGACGACGAGGCGCTAGAGATCCTTCAATCCGCGGTGCCGGCTTCCGACAAGATGGTGGCGGCTATGGCGGTTCTGCGAGAAAACAAATTCCGGATCAGCCATCGCGCGTTCGAGGCGACGACCAGCGCGTACCACGCGGCCCGGTTACAGTTCCTCGTGGTGATTGTCAGCGGGATCGCGGGCGCGCTGTACCTGGGGTACCTGATCTCGCGCGGCATCACGCGCCCGCTCGAGCAGACCGTGCTCGTCCTCGGGGCCGCGGCCCAAGGCGACCTGACCCAGCGGGCCGAGGTCCGGTCCCGGGACGAGATCGGGCAGATGGGAGAAGCCCTGAACACGGCCATCGAGCACATGCGCGCGTGCCGGGAGCGGGACGCCGATTACCAGGGGCAGATCACGGCCATCGACAAGGCTCAAGCGGTAATCGAGTTCAAGCTCGACGGCACAATCGTCAACGCGAACGCGAACTTCCTCCGGGCGACGGGGTATTCATTGCCAGAGATCCAAGGGCGTCACCACAGCATGTTCGCGGACCCGGGGTATGCGGCTAGCACCGAGTACCGCGAATTCTGGGCGCGGCTGAACCGCGGAGAAGCCCAAGCCGGCGACTTTAAGCGGCACGGAAAGGGTGGTAAGGAAGTGTGGCTCCAGGCGTCCTACAGCCCGATCTTGGGGCTCGACGGGAAACCGTGCAAGGTGGTCAAGTACGCCAACGATGTCACCCTGACCAAGGCTCTGGAGCACCAGGCCCAGGAGAACAACGTGCGGCAGGCGCGCGAGGCCGAGGAACTGCGTCACAAACTCACGACGATTGTTGCGACGGTAGACGCTCTGGCGGCTGGAGACTTTACCCGGGAGATACCGGATCTCGGGAACGACGGCGTCGGACAGATGGGAGCCGCGCTAAATAAGGCGGTGATCTCGGTCCGGACCGCGCTGGAGGGCGTGCGCGAGGTGTCCGAGCAGCTCGCGGATGCCTCGGGCCAACTGTCCGCAGCGAGCGACGAGATCTCGACCGGCGCTCAAGAACAGGCGAGTAGCTTGGAAGAAACGGCCAGCACCCTTGAGGAAATCACCGCGACCGTGCGCCAGAACTCTGACAGCGCGCAACAGGCCCGCCAGCTCGCCAGTACCTCAAGGGAGATCGCCGAGCGTGGTGGGCGCGTGGTGGGCAACGCGGTCGAGGCGATGGGCGAGATCAACCACTCGTCCAAGAAAATCGCAGACATCATCACGACGATCGACGAGATCGCGTTCCAGACCAACCTGTTGGCCCTGAACGCCGCGGTGGAGGCGGCGCGCGCCGGGGAGCAGGGGCGCGGGTTCGCCGTCGTCGCCTCCGAAGTCCGTAACCTCGCGCAACGTTCGGCCACGTCCGCGAAGGAGATCAAGTCGCTGATCGAGGACTCGGTCAAGAAGGTCGACGCGGGTACCGAACTCGTCAACCAGTCCGGTGCGACATTAGGTGAGATCGTGACCAGCGTAAAGCGGGTCACCGATCTCATTACCGAGATCGCGGCCGCGGGTAAGGAGCAGTCCACGGGCATCGAGCAGGTGAACAAGGCCGTTTCACAAATGGATTCGATCACCCAACGGAACGCCTCGCAAACCGAGGAAATGTCAGCGACCGCTCAGACGTTGACGGACCAAGCCGCTCAGCTCCGCGATCTCGTCGCTCGGTTCAAACTTGGTAGCGGTGAGTTACGCGCCGCGCGTTCCACTTCTGGAACGACTCCGAGTACTCGCCCCCATCAACTCAGCCACGGGCGCTCAAATGGTACCAACAATAAATCACGGCGTCGTAGTATGAACGAATTCACCGAGTTCTAA
- a CDS encoding PAS domain S-box protein has product MNHSHSRIAAGLLLLTARNDPFFLLVESISDAALLLLDPAGRVINWNAGAEKLTGFTADVMVSKSIEALYSHEDVVSGKPASDLSEALEQGRVVKECRRLHAGGGLFCARCELVPLHDSDRHIGFAVMIRRASEALGAVRAAESHPPLEVELLHAIVDSTTDAIFAKDRDGRYLLANRAVAGFVGRPVCEIIGRTDADLFDPHSARWIAERDQRVMDRGAVETGEECLIASGVSRTYLATKAPYRDATGAVVGIIGISRDITDRKRAEQELALFRALIDRTTDVIEVIDPTTGRFLDVNEEACLAHGYTREEYLALHLADIDPLVAVRPWAEVTDGLRRTGNQPFESRHMRKDGSTFPVEVRVNHVLADREYLVAVVRDITERERGAAALRRTQERLQSVISSSPAVLYTLATGGTGERDIAWISENVQGMLGFAPEDIVGTNWWGAHVHADDRHRASAELGSELYSAGHLTNEYRVRHQNSQYRWVRSEVRLVRDATGAPLEVVGSWSDVTERKHIEDQFRQAQKMDAIGRLAGGVAHDFNNLLTVINGYASFLLGGLSPEAPHHESLTEILEAGRLAAELTAQLLAFGRKTIIEPKTLDLNDLVNQSVKMLRRLIGEDVILATVLAPATGCVTVDPGQIEQVLMNLAVNARDAMPGGGRLTIETRSLLIRSGDCVYPDLLPGSYVQLAVTDTGAGMNESVKTRIFEPFFTTKEQGKGTGLGLATVYGIVKTYGGHIGVYSELGVGTTFRLLFPSVSKHTADPVENELVPPPTGTETVLLVEDDARVRRITRLTLQKYGYSVLEAPCGADAIRLLEGHGGTIHLLITDVVMPGTGGRDVAAAIRTQRPETKVLFMSGYTDDAVVRHGIIEAKDAFIQKPFTPLPLACKVRAVLDS; this is encoded by the coding sequence GTGAACCATTCTCACAGCCGGATTGCGGCGGGATTGCTGCTCCTCACGGCGCGTAACGATCCGTTCTTTCTCCTCGTCGAGTCGATCTCCGACGCCGCGCTCTTGTTGCTCGATCCAGCCGGTCGCGTCATTAACTGGAACGCCGGAGCCGAGAAACTCACGGGGTTTACCGCGGACGTCATGGTCAGCAAATCAATCGAGGCCCTTTACAGTCACGAAGACGTGGTGTCGGGAAAGCCGGCATCGGACCTCAGTGAAGCGCTCGAACAAGGGCGCGTGGTGAAAGAGTGCCGGCGCCTGCACGCCGGCGGGGGGCTCTTCTGCGCCCGGTGTGAACTCGTGCCCCTGCACGACAGCGACCGGCACATCGGGTTCGCGGTTATGATTCGACGCGCCAGTGAAGCGCTGGGCGCGGTTCGGGCCGCGGAGTCGCACCCCCCACTCGAAGTCGAGCTGCTGCACGCGATCGTCGATTCGACGACCGACGCGATATTCGCCAAGGACCGAGACGGCCGCTACCTGTTAGCGAACCGGGCGGTCGCCGGGTTCGTCGGTCGTCCAGTTTGTGAGATCATCGGGCGCACGGACGCCGACTTGTTCGACCCGCACAGTGCCCGGTGGATCGCGGAACGGGATCAGCGGGTCATGGACCGCGGGGCGGTCGAAACCGGTGAGGAGTGCCTCATTGCGAGCGGGGTGTCTCGAACGTACCTCGCGACCAAGGCACCGTACCGCGATGCGACCGGCGCCGTCGTCGGTATTATCGGGATCTCGCGCGACATCACGGACCGGAAACGGGCCGAGCAGGAACTCGCGCTCTTCCGCGCGCTCATCGATCGCACTACCGACGTGATCGAGGTAATCGACCCGACCACGGGGCGCTTCCTGGACGTGAACGAGGAGGCGTGCTTGGCCCACGGGTACACTCGTGAGGAGTACCTAGCCTTGCACCTAGCCGATATCGATCCCCTAGTGGCAGTTCGCCCTTGGGCCGAGGTGACCGACGGGCTCCGGCGGACCGGGAACCAGCCGTTCGAGAGCCGCCACATGCGGAAAGACGGTTCAACGTTTCCGGTCGAAGTCCGGGTCAATCACGTACTCGCGGACCGCGAGTACCTGGTCGCGGTCGTCCGTGACATCACCGAGCGGGAGCGGGGTGCGGCGGCGCTCCGCCGCACCCAAGAGCGGCTCCAGTCCGTCATCTCCTCCAGCCCCGCGGTTTTGTACACGCTCGCTACCGGAGGAACGGGGGAGCGAGACATTGCGTGGATCAGCGAGAACGTGCAGGGCATGTTGGGCTTTGCCCCGGAAGACATTGTCGGAACGAACTGGTGGGGCGCGCACGTTCACGCCGACGATCGGCACCGTGCGTCCGCCGAGCTAGGGTCGGAACTGTATTCCGCCGGCCACCTGACAAACGAGTACCGGGTCCGGCACCAAAACTCACAGTACCGGTGGGTCCGGAGCGAGGTCCGATTGGTCCGCGACGCGACAGGAGCGCCACTCGAGGTGGTCGGGTCGTGGTCGGACGTCACCGAGCGCAAACACATCGAAGACCAGTTCCGTCAGGCCCAGAAAATGGACGCTATCGGGCGCCTGGCCGGTGGGGTGGCGCACGATTTCAATAACCTGCTCACCGTCATCAATGGCTACGCCTCGTTTCTCTTGGGTGGCCTGTCGCCGGAGGCCCCGCATCACGAATCGCTCACCGAGATCCTAGAAGCGGGAAGACTGGCCGCCGAGTTGACCGCTCAGCTCCTGGCATTCGGGCGGAAGACAATTATCGAGCCGAAGACTCTGGATTTGAACGACCTCGTGAACCAGTCGGTCAAAATGCTCCGCCGACTCATCGGCGAAGATGTGATTCTGGCAACTGTGCTGGCACCGGCTACGGGGTGCGTGACCGTCGACCCGGGGCAGATCGAACAAGTTCTCATGAACTTGGCAGTGAACGCCCGAGACGCGATGCCCGGCGGGGGCCGGTTAACAATCGAAACCCGCTCCCTGCTGATCCGCTCTGGTGACTGTGTTTACCCGGATTTGCTGCCGGGGAGCTACGTACAGCTCGCGGTCACTGACACCGGCGCGGGTATGAACGAAAGCGTGAAGACTCGCATTTTTGAACCGTTCTTTACAACGAAAGAACAAGGTAAGGGGACCGGACTCGGGTTGGCTACCGTGTATGGAATCGTCAAAACATACGGGGGGCACATTGGCGTGTATTCGGAACTCGGGGTGGGTACAACGTTCCGGTTGCTTTTCCCTTCCGTGAGCAAGCACACGGCGGATCCCGTTGAAAACGAACTCGTGCCTCCGCCGACCGGAACCGAGACGGTACTCTTGGTTGAGGACGATGCACGGGTCCGGAGAATTACGAGACTCACGCTTCAGAAGTACGGTTATAGCGTGCTGGAAGCCCCGTGCGGTGCGGACGCGATTCGGCTGTTGGAAGGGCACGGCGGTACCATTCATCTCCTTATTACGGACGTCGTTATGCCCGGGACGGGGGGGCGAGATGTCGCGGCGGCGATCCGAACCCAGCGCCCGGAAACGAAAGTGCTGTTCATGAGCGGGTACACGGACGACGCCGTGGTTCGGCACGGAATCATTGAGGCGAAGGACGCGTTCATCCAGAAGCCCTTTACTCCGTTACCCCTCGCTTGCAAAGTGCGCGCGGTGCTCGATAGCTGA
- a CDS encoding YncE family protein: protein MAPDTTTLVVSVPSEGKLLYFNAATEKKVKEVEVDFKPFSLAVQGKLLFASTKGAATVHVLDLETGKEQREIKTSEDPILSLACHPNKGLLYATTDSDVVLAIDPANGKVTKTKARGQMIVIDPVDAKFVYTGIQKPIRDQLVIEEGPNKQIKVSLAVANARALMLKFAVDGTDLKPLAFQDNAAINGFALAVSGDGKRIAMAGGGGWVAKNSPKTSSSIAVFETSDLKTMVGEVDCGEQYSISFHPVLNLGVAVRRGNDLIVFNGKSLAEKEVIKAPGGMGSVHYAARGTKLIQIVGSGVDSIVSFHPLKLSDGDKATLKTAYSKK from the coding sequence TTGGCGCCCGACACGACGACGCTCGTCGTCTCGGTCCCAAGCGAGGGGAAGTTGTTGTACTTCAACGCGGCGACGGAAAAGAAAGTCAAGGAGGTCGAGGTCGATTTCAAGCCGTTCTCGCTGGCCGTGCAGGGCAAGCTGTTGTTCGCCAGCACGAAGGGAGCGGCCACGGTGCACGTCCTTGATTTGGAGACTGGTAAGGAGCAGAGGGAGATCAAGACCTCCGAGGATCCGATCCTGAGCCTCGCTTGCCATCCCAACAAGGGACTGCTGTACGCTACCACCGACTCCGACGTGGTACTCGCGATCGACCCGGCCAACGGAAAAGTCACCAAGACCAAGGCCCGCGGCCAAATGATCGTGATCGATCCCGTCGATGCAAAGTTCGTCTACACCGGCATTCAGAAGCCGATCCGCGACCAGCTCGTCATCGAGGAGGGACCGAACAAGCAGATCAAGGTGTCGCTGGCGGTCGCCAATGCCCGGGCGCTGATGCTGAAGTTCGCCGTCGATGGGACGGACCTCAAGCCGTTAGCGTTCCAAGACAACGCCGCCATCAACGGATTCGCGCTCGCCGTCAGCGGTGACGGGAAACGGATCGCGATGGCGGGGGGCGGGGGGTGGGTGGCGAAGAACAGCCCCAAGACCAGCAGTTCCATCGCAGTTTTCGAGACCTCGGACCTGAAAACGATGGTGGGGGAGGTGGACTGCGGCGAGCAGTACTCGATCTCCTTCCATCCGGTTCTCAACTTGGGTGTGGCTGTGCGGCGTGGTAACGATCTGATCGTGTTCAACGGCAAGTCGCTCGCCGAGAAGGAGGTGATAAAAGCGCCGGGCGGCATGGGATCGGTGCACTACGCGGCCCGAGGGACGAAGCTCATACAGATTGTCGGCTCCGGAGTTGATTCGATCGTCAGCTTCCACCCCCTCAAACTGAGCGACGGGGACAAGGCGACGCTCAAGACCGCCTACTCGAAGAAGTAA
- a CDS encoding DUF2628 domain-containing protein, protein MYLPVPPRPDPGAEPEGESAPRPIAADEEEDLRAVVGPNAAFYLASWRKLSKRPDSGTGFNRAAFVLSYAWLGYRRMYRRAFVLFAIILAEVTLEEVVFCGLLGWPAPPPLLTPVVGFTVAVVCGARANRWYLAHVRQVIAEVRNGHPHRPGDRAALADRGGTDFAGALGVVALCFMAAFLIGTIRMAPRVVFIAG, encoded by the coding sequence ATGTACTTGCCCGTTCCACCTCGTCCCGATCCGGGCGCCGAACCCGAAGGTGAATCGGCCCCGCGACCCATAGCCGCGGACGAGGAAGAGGATTTACGCGCCGTCGTCGGGCCGAACGCCGCCTTTTACCTCGCGTCGTGGCGGAAGTTGTCAAAGCGCCCCGACAGTGGCACCGGGTTCAACCGCGCCGCCTTCGTCCTGAGTTACGCCTGGCTCGGCTACCGCCGGATGTACCGGCGGGCGTTCGTGTTGTTCGCGATCATCCTCGCAGAAGTCACACTCGAGGAAGTGGTGTTCTGCGGCCTGCTCGGGTGGCCGGCCCCGCCGCCGCTCCTCACACCGGTCGTCGGGTTCACGGTCGCGGTGGTCTGCGGGGCGCGGGCGAACCGCTGGTATTTGGCGCACGTGCGCCAGGTAATTGCGGAGGTGCGGAACGGGCACCCGCACCGACCGGGCGACCGGGCCGCGCTCGCCGACCGTGGCGGGACCGACTTCGCCGGTGCATTGGGAGTGGTCGCCCTCTGTTTCATGGCCGCGTTCCTGATCGGTACCATTCGTATGGCTCCGCGTGTTGTCTTTATCGCCGGGTAG